In the genome of Cryptomeria japonica chromosome 8, Sugi_1.0, whole genome shotgun sequence, one region contains:
- the LOC131857531 gene encoding uncharacterized protein LOC131857531, whose amino-acid sequence MESKNTKDLEADILEYIKQLDTTVGSATHVNEVICALQPLASKLFNVQKQPGYIVQDNAKQAVGIQSWKDIAHEAFRHSFYSGVAFPTLSKVLLFEVASNWLACFPLSARVSVFDKFFLYAPASDALQALMLSLPHDHSNASHEEIDVHAVSSNAERILALCFVENDGIKRMALDLSTLFKFKTQQENKEGITVMEISRMAQLVASIPDKVRLEAPRVLSAHQFFKQVTTQLLAAAEERYKQMSENEISNIVMGDGVFTFIGETFARICRRGHADIVASEMIPTLLQHVRKCINAEDVMHASTESVETGCGLTFWQAITTAIKDSYAMERWTEALLRHMAALNLDDKEAYWMIRTLFDKIFMNQASIGALFTERFLLWKVFPISCLRWILQFSVFRSSPASKEHSQEDTNNIQLNIVRHLVQIWAKRDFIQSTSMEQQSYITAAIGMLESPISPVRKMASCVALVFSQVIDAKNPLFLDDENCAEEILDWEFGVAGTRKKRANIAVHPPVGEDNNAKIPILEYQNAGVHSGNDNKKITSLSEDNRGTNSLDIKSNRRKSNELKVDDPDEVIDLATLNRQDWTDEDDNESVESENQSESSLQPYDMSDDESDLKRETLPSHLSECVASLRKTDNPDAVEGALEVIEKLVRAVPDELSIVAVDLVRALVHVRCSDVTVEGEEESAEGKRHCSLVALLVSCPLSSVEVITKELYSPNVDVSQRLLILDVMADAAQELSNSRDLKRENLSEGGSLSTITELPTKSGSNPWYLPSSKISPPGAGPWRKVSDSKGMLSWSSRYERELPSISGKKKFGKSRRWGHHSMQLRERQLQKSETWSINRFPSYAAAFMLPVMSGYDKKRHGVDLLGRDFVVLGKLIYMLGVCMECVALHPEASVLAPVLLDMLSSREISNHPEAYVRISALFAASRILISLHPSFIAASLSGGDAQIAKGLEWIRNWALRVAEVDSDFECSAMATACVELHSEMAFQTFRSMKSIDESMVGRGNISDNVPKHSVILPGFKISNQM is encoded by the exons ATGGAAAGCAAAAATACAAAGGATTTAGAAGCAGATATTCTGGAATATATTAAACAGCTTGATACCACTGTTGGCTCTGCAACTCATGTCAATGAAGTTATATGTGCACTCCAGCCCTTGGCATCCAAGCTATTCAATGTTCAAAAACAACCAGGTTATATTGTGCAAGACAATGCAAAGCAGGCAGTTGGGATTCAAAGCTGGAAAGATATTGCCCATGAAGCCTTCAGACATTCCTTCTATAGTGGTGTTGCATTTCCAACTTTGTCAAAAGTGTTACTTTTCGAAGTTGCTTCGAATTGGTTAGCTTGCTTCCCCTTGTCAGCTCGTGTGTCAGTGTTTGACAAGTTTTTTCTATATGCACCAGCAAGTGATGCATTGCAAGCATTGATGCTTAGTCTACCTCATGACCACAGTAATGCCAGCCATGAAGAGATTGATGTCCATGCAGTTAGTTCCAATGCTGAAAGGATTTTGGCTCTTTGCTTTGTCGAGAATGATGGGATAAAGAGGATGGCTCTAGATCTCAGCACTTTGTTTAAGTTCAAAACACAACAAGAGAACAAGGAAGGAATTACAGTTATGGAGATCTCAAGAATGGCACAATTGGTAGCATCCATTCCTGATAAAGTGAGATTGGAAGCCCCAAGGGTGTTATCTGCTCACCAGTTCTTCAAGCAGGTCACAACTCAGCTACTTGCTGCAGCAGAAGAAAGATATAAGCAAATGTCTGAAAATGAAATTTCAAATATAGTCATGGGTGATGGTGTGTTTACCTTTATTGGTGAAACTTTTGCAAGGATTTGTAGGCGTGGGCATGCAGATATTGTTGCATCTGAAATGATTCCGACACTTCTTCAACATGTTAGGAAATGCATAAATGCAGAAGATGTGATGCATGCTTCAACAGAATCAGTTGAGACAGGTTGTGGGCTGACATTTTGGCAAGCTATCACTACAGCTATAAAAGATTCCTATGCAATGGAGAGATGGACTGAAGCTTTACTACGACATATGGCTGCTTTAAATCTTGATGACAAAGAAGCTTATTGGATGATTCGGACATTATTTGACAAGATATTTATGAATCAAGCAAGTATCGGGGCGTTATTTACTGAGAGATTTTTACTTTGGAAGGTGTTTCCTATTTCTTGCTTGAGGTGGATATTACAATTTTCTGTCTTCCGTTCTTCACCTGCATCAAAAGAGCATTCCCAAGAGGACACAAATAATATTCAACTTAATATTGTGAGACATCTTGTTCAAATATGGGCCAAAAGGGACTTTATTCAATCGACTTCCATGGAACAACAGTCATATATTACAGCAGCAATAGGTAT GCTAGAAAGCCCAATTTCTCCAGTGCGTAAGATGGCAAGTTGTGTGGCTTTGGTTTTTTCTCAAGTTATTGATGCAAAGAACCCTCTCTTTCTGGATGATGAAAACTGTGCAGAAGAGATTCTTGATTGGGAATTTGGAGTAGCTGGAACAAGAAAAAAGAGGGCAAATATTGCTGTTCATCCTCCAGTTGGTGAGGACAATAATGCTAAGATACCTATCCTGGAGTATCAAAATGCTGGTGTTCATAGTGGCAATGATAACAAGAAGATAACCAGCTTGAGTGAGGACAATAGAGGAACAAACTCCTTGGATATCAAAAGTAATAGAAGGAAATCTAATGAACTTAAGGTGGATGACCCTGATGAAGTTATTGACCTAGCGACCTTAAACAGACAAGACTGGactgatgaagatgacaatgaaagtGTGGAGTCCGAAAATCAGAGTGAATCTTCTCTACAGCCTTATGATATGTCAGATGATGAATCTGACTTGAAAAGAGAAACACTCCCCTCACATTTAAGTGAATGTGTGGCTTCATTGAGGAAGACAGACAACCCAGATGCTGTTGAGGGAGCACTTGAGGTCATTGAAAAGCTTGTAAGAGCAGTTCCAGATGAACTTAGCATTGTCGCTGTTGACCTTGTTAGAGCACTTGTCCATGTTCGATGTAGTGATGTAACTGTTGAGGGAGAAGAGGAATCTGCAGAAGGAAAAAGACATTGCTCTCTTGTTGCATTGCTGGTATCATGTCCGTTAAGCTCTGTGGAGGTCATTACAAAGGAACTGTACTCACCAAATGTTGATGTCAGTCAACGGCTTTTGATACTTGATGTTATGGCAGATGCAGCACAGGAGCTTTCTAACAGTAGAGATCTTAAAAGAGAAAATTTAAGTGAGGGGGGCAGCTTATCTACAATTACCGAGCTGCCCACTAAATCTGGCAGCAACCCATGGTACTTACCTAGTAGTAAAATATCACCACCTGGGGCTGGTCCTTGGAGGAAAGTTTCTGATTCAAAAGGAATGCTAAGTTGGTCTAGTCGTTATGAGAGAGAGCTTCCATCAATATCTGGAAAGAAAAAATTTGGGAAATCGAGGAGATGGGGTCACCATTCCATGCAACTTAGGGAGAGGCAACTTCAGAAGTCTGAAACATGGTCAATAAACAGATTCCCTTCCTATGCTGCAGCTTTCATGCTTCCAGTCATGAGTGGATATGATAAGAAGCGGCATGGTGTTGATCTCCTTGGAAGAGACTTTGTGGTTCTTGGAAAACTGATATACATGCTTGGAGTTTGTATGGAGTGTGTGGCATTGCATCCAGAAGCATCAGTATTGGCTCCCGTTCTTCTGGATATGCTGAGTTCTCGGGAGATTTCTAATCACCCAGAAGCATATGTTAGAATATCGGCTCTTTTTGCAGCATCTCGCATATTGATATCTCTCCATCCATCATTTATAGCAGCATCTTTAAGTGGAGGTGATGCTCAAATTGCAAAAGGGCTGGAATGGATTCGCAATTGGGCTCTTCGTGTTGCTGAAGTTGATTCCGACTTTGAGTGTTCTGCGATGGCTACGGCATGTGTAGAACTTCATTCAGAGATGGCTTTTCAAACCTTCAGGTCAATGAAATCTATAGATGAATCTATGGTTGGTCGTGGTAATATATCTGATAATGTACCAAAACACTCTGTCATACTGCCAGGATTTAAAATATCCAATCAAATGTGA